One stretch of Dyella jiangningensis DNA includes these proteins:
- a CDS encoding MBL fold metallo-hydrolase, with amino-acid sequence MHPAMFYSCHGAAKQVTGSCHLVRCGDKQVLIDCGMFQGSREEEQANAEPFGFDPGRIDALLLTHAHLDHAGRIPRLVREGFRGRILATSATRDLARIVLLDAARLQEEDAARAERSSRRRGESVQPPLFTLDDAFNALERFSDPVGYGDTVSVVPGIQARFLDAGHILGSASILLNLQDGDQARSILFSGDLGSPGRPILRDPTPAPPADFVVMESTYGDRDHRALPDSVDELYEAVNSTLKRGGNVIIPTFALERAQEVLYYLHQGMRQDRIPARTPVFLDSPMAISATEVFRRHPECFDDEFTAVLRNEDPFAMPNLRFSHDSADSMAINRIEGGAVIMAGSGMCNGGRIRHHLRHNLWREKSSIVFVGYAAEGTLARRIVNGARRVQIFGEDIAVNAKIWTINGFSAHAGRDELLAWLGQNRRRGVFLVHGEYERGMQALATCLTGKGFTVRLPGKHEPILLD; translated from the coding sequence ATGCATCCCGCCATGTTCTACAGCTGCCACGGCGCGGCCAAGCAGGTCACTGGTTCGTGTCACCTGGTGCGCTGCGGCGACAAGCAGGTCTTGATCGATTGCGGCATGTTCCAGGGTTCGCGCGAAGAGGAACAGGCAAACGCCGAACCCTTCGGCTTCGACCCCGGCCGGATCGATGCGCTGCTGCTCACCCATGCGCACCTGGATCACGCCGGACGCATTCCCCGCCTGGTCCGCGAAGGATTCCGCGGGCGCATCCTGGCAACCTCGGCCACCCGCGACCTCGCGCGCATCGTGCTGCTGGATGCGGCACGCCTGCAGGAAGAGGATGCCGCCCGTGCCGAACGCAGCAGTCGACGGCGCGGTGAATCCGTCCAGCCGCCGCTCTTTACGCTGGACGACGCCTTCAACGCACTCGAGCGCTTTTCGGACCCGGTGGGTTACGGTGACACCGTCAGTGTCGTTCCTGGCATCCAGGCCCGGTTTCTGGATGCCGGTCACATTCTCGGCTCGGCCAGCATCCTGCTGAACCTGCAGGACGGCGACCAGGCACGCAGCATCCTGTTCTCCGGCGACCTGGGTAGCCCCGGGCGTCCCATTCTTCGCGACCCGACGCCGGCCCCGCCCGCCGACTTCGTGGTGATGGAAAGCACCTACGGTGACCGTGACCATCGTGCCCTGCCCGACTCCGTGGACGAACTCTACGAAGCGGTGAACAGCACGTTGAAGCGCGGCGGCAACGTCATCATTCCCACCTTTGCGCTCGAGCGCGCGCAGGAGGTGCTGTATTACCTGCACCAGGGCATGCGGCAGGACCGCATTCCCGCGCGCACGCCTGTCTTCCTGGATTCGCCGATGGCGATCTCGGCGACCGAAGTCTTCCGACGCCATCCGGAGTGCTTCGACGATGAATTCACCGCCGTGCTGCGCAACGAAGATCCATTCGCCATGCCGAATCTTCGTTTCTCGCACGACAGCGCCGACTCGATGGCGATCAATCGCATCGAAGGCGGCGCAGTCATCATGGCCGGCTCCGGCATGTGCAATGGCGGACGCATACGTCACCATCTTCGCCACAACCTGTGGCGCGAAAAGAGCAGCATCGTCTTCGTCGGCTACGCCGCGGAGGGCACGCTGGCTCGACGCATCGTCAATGGCGCGCGACGCGTGCAGATCTTTGGCGAAGACATCGCCGTCAACGCGAAGATCTGGACCATCAACGGCTTCTCCGCCCACGCCGGCCGTGACGAACTGCTGGCATGGCTGGGTCAAAACCGCCGCCGCGGCGTCTTCCTCGTCCATGGCGAATACGAGCGCGGCATGCAGGCACTGGCAACCTGCCTCACGGGGAAAGGCTTCACCGTACGCCTGCCCGGCAAACACGAACCCATCCTGCTCGACTGA
- a CDS encoding universal stress protein, which yields MNTPSAMASGAPADVLALVTATSPWSPAALAAASLAAAFGARLSGCYIDPGLRMLHGGEPEPSVLALLIDPPREHPGDQASFLAMARESGVHRASWMVTRAGIAQTMRQLGAWHDLIVIERDMVDDTIAFDVLGEALLTCRTPCLLLPPSWQGPVRAERVALTWNGSIESARAMHAALPFVHGAGDVVLLDGEAPTYDDDPQHAPRFDPAVYLANHGIKTRVRRVHATPGEAGVALLREVEGARSDLLVMGAYGHSRVRERVLGGATRHVLQHVNVPVLMQH from the coding sequence ATGAACACGCCTTCCGCCATGGCCAGCGGTGCACCGGCAGACGTACTGGCGCTGGTGACCGCCACGTCCCCGTGGAGTCCTGCCGCGCTTGCCGCCGCATCCCTGGCGGCTGCTTTCGGTGCGCGATTGAGCGGCTGCTACATCGACCCGGGCCTGCGCATGTTGCATGGCGGTGAGCCAGAGCCGTCGGTGCTCGCGCTGTTGATCGATCCGCCTCGCGAGCATCCAGGCGACCAGGCGTCGTTTCTGGCGATGGCCAGGGAATCAGGCGTGCATCGCGCGTCGTGGATGGTGACCCGCGCAGGCATTGCGCAGACGATGCGTCAGCTCGGTGCCTGGCACGACCTGATCGTGATCGAGCGCGACATGGTCGATGACACCATCGCCTTCGACGTGCTGGGCGAAGCATTGCTCACCTGCCGCACGCCTTGCCTGCTCCTTCCTCCGTCCTGGCAGGGCCCGGTGCGGGCGGAGCGGGTTGCGCTGACGTGGAACGGCAGCATCGAATCGGCTCGCGCCATGCACGCCGCGCTGCCGTTCGTGCACGGCGCAGGCGACGTAGTGCTGCTCGACGGCGAAGCGCCCACGTACGACGACGACCCGCAACACGCGCCACGCTTCGACCCGGCCGTCTACCTGGCCAACCACGGCATCAAGACGCGCGTGCGGCGCGTGCATGCCACGCCCGGCGAAGCCGGTGTCGCCTTGCTGCGGGAAGTCGAAGGCGCCAGGTCGGACCTGCTCGTCATGGGCGCATACGGCCATTCGCGGGTGCGCGAACGCGTACTCGGCGGCGCCACCCGGCATGTCTTGCAGCACGTCAACGTGCCGGTCTTGATGCAGCATTGA
- a CDS encoding GNAT family N-acetyltransferase, whose amino-acid sequence MSLITHATHTSQASRLHATGHFHPGTEHRETLDDGTAVLIRSLREDDRQLETDFIRHLSPHSRRLRFLCDFKQPSDALIDQMMDVDHDRREALIAVVVVEGMAREVGVARYCATMDGDTCECAVTVADAWQHHGLGCLLMRYLIDEARSHGFRRMISIDAASNQAMRALALALGFQRRLDPDDTSQVVHSFQLQARPS is encoded by the coding sequence ATGTCACTCATCACTCATGCCACCCATACGAGCCAGGCTTCGCGGCTTCATGCAACCGGGCATTTCCACCCGGGCACGGAACACCGGGAGACCTTGGACGACGGCACGGCCGTGCTGATCCGCTCGCTGCGCGAGGATGATCGTCAGCTGGAAACGGACTTCATCCGCCATCTCTCGCCCCATTCGCGCCGCCTGCGCTTCCTGTGCGACTTCAAGCAGCCGAGCGACGCATTGATCGACCAGATGATGGATGTCGACCACGACCGGCGCGAGGCGCTTATCGCCGTGGTGGTCGTCGAAGGCATGGCCCGGGAAGTCGGCGTGGCTCGCTACTGCGCCACCATGGATGGCGACACCTGCGAATGCGCGGTCACCGTCGCCGACGCGTGGCAGCACCACGGCCTGGGCTGCCTGCTGATGCGATACTTGATCGACGAAGCGCGTTCACACGGTTTCAGGCGCATGATCTCGATCGACGCGGCGAGCAACCAGGCCATGCGTGCACTGGCGCTTGCACTGGGCTTCCAGCGACGCCTCGATCCGGACGACACATCGCAGGTCGTCCACAGCTTCCAACTTCAGGCACGGCCGTCATGA
- a CDS encoding universal stress protein, translating into MFKHILIPIDGSELSRRAATKGIELAKLCQGRITVLHIIPPFQTIAYMGALLAATEFAYNEQAKTDGEQYLQEVRAMADAAGVPFEGEADFGEQPNETILEVAKARQCDLIVMGSHGRRGMTRLLLGSETQKVLLGSPVPVLVCN; encoded by the coding sequence ATGTTCAAGCACATCCTCATCCCGATCGACGGTTCCGAGCTTTCCAGGCGCGCCGCGACGAAAGGCATCGAATTGGCCAAGTTGTGCCAGGGCAGAATCACCGTCCTGCACATCATCCCGCCCTTCCAGACCATCGCCTACATGGGCGCGCTGCTGGCCGCCACCGAGTTCGCCTACAACGAACAGGCCAAGACGGACGGCGAGCAGTATCTGCAAGAGGTTCGCGCCATGGCAGACGCCGCAGGCGTTCCGTTCGAGGGCGAAGCCGACTTTGGCGAGCAACCCAACGAAACCATTCTCGAAGTGGCGAAGGCCAGGCAATGCGACCTGATCGTGATGGGCTCGCATGGGCGCCGAGGCATGACGCGCCTGCTGTTGGGCAGTGAAACGCAAAAGGTCCTGCTGGGCAGCCCCGTGCCTGTGCTGGTGTGCAACTGA
- a CDS encoding universal stress protein, with the protein MYQSILLPVDGSEYALKAVDTGIELARRLQAKVYGVHVVPPLPAISYVAELIQSRDSYTDLARERAQACLDEISRRAAAAGVPCETEFVFDLRPYVAIVAAATKHHCDLIVMASRGYHGFERVLLGSVTHKVMISCDVPVLVCH; encoded by the coding sequence ATGTACCAGAGCATCCTTTTACCCGTCGACGGATCCGAATATGCCCTCAAGGCGGTGGATACCGGCATCGAGCTCGCCAGACGGCTGCAGGCGAAGGTGTACGGCGTCCACGTGGTACCGCCGCTGCCGGCCATTTCGTACGTGGCCGAACTGATCCAGTCGCGCGACTCCTACACCGATCTCGCCAGGGAGCGCGCCCAGGCCTGCCTGGACGAAATCAGTCGCCGGGCCGCTGCAGCCGGCGTGCCCTGCGAGACGGAATTCGTGTTCGATCTGCGGCCCTACGTCGCCATCGTCGCCGCGGCGACCAAGCATCACTGCGACCTGATCGTGATGGCCTCGCGTGGCTACCACGGGTTCGAACGCGTGCTGCTCGGCAGCGTGACGCACAAGGTGATGATCAGCTGCGACGTACCCGTGCTCGTGTGCCATTGA
- a CDS encoding NAD(P)H-quinone oxidoreductase: protein MNTASLPATMIEIGIAEHGGPEALQPRVVPMPTPGPGELLLRVAAAGVNRPDALQRAGLYPPPPGANPTPGLEVAGTVVALGEGVASKATGDTVCALTNGGGYAQYCVVPATQALPIPRGLSMVQAAAVPETFFTVWVNLFEIGRAQRGDIALIHGGTSGIGTTALMLCREFGIRTFATAGGVEKCAMVRELGGDPINYRQEAFAEVVLAKTEHHGADIILDIMGASYFDDNLATLARDGRLLLIGFLGGPVAERVDLQKIAVKRAIVTGSTLRTRTMQEKAAIAQALHRHVWPVLAEGRCLPIIHATYPLERAADAHRDLESGRHIGKIVLEVAQ from the coding sequence ATGAACACCGCATCGCTTCCAGCCACGATGATCGAGATAGGGATTGCCGAACACGGCGGTCCGGAAGCGCTGCAACCACGCGTTGTACCGATGCCCACGCCGGGCCCTGGCGAGTTGCTGCTGCGGGTTGCCGCGGCGGGCGTCAACCGGCCCGATGCCTTGCAGCGCGCAGGACTGTATCCGCCACCACCCGGCGCCAACCCGACACCGGGACTCGAAGTGGCCGGCACGGTGGTCGCACTGGGTGAAGGCGTCGCGAGCAAAGCGACAGGCGATACGGTGTGCGCGCTGACCAACGGTGGAGGGTATGCGCAGTACTGCGTCGTGCCTGCAACCCAGGCGCTGCCGATTCCACGCGGCTTGTCCATGGTGCAGGCGGCGGCCGTACCCGAAACCTTCTTTACGGTATGGGTCAACCTGTTCGAGATCGGACGCGCGCAACGGGGCGACATCGCTCTCATCCATGGCGGCACCAGCGGCATCGGCACGACCGCGCTGATGCTTTGTCGCGAATTCGGCATCCGCACGTTCGCCACCGCGGGCGGCGTGGAGAAGTGCGCGATGGTCCGCGAGCTTGGCGGCGACCCCATCAATTACCGACAGGAGGCCTTTGCCGAAGTGGTGCTGGCGAAGACGGAGCATCACGGCGCGGACATCATCCTCGACATCATGGGCGCCAGCTATTTCGACGACAACCTCGCGACGCTCGCGCGCGACGGACGACTCCTCCTGATCGGCTTCCTGGGCGGTCCTGTCGCCGAGCGCGTCGACCTGCAGAAGATCGCGGTGAAGCGGGCCATCGTCACCGGCTCGACCCTGCGCACCCGCACCATGCAGGAGAAGGCCGCCATTGCCCAGGCGCTTCATCGGCATGTATGGCCGGTGCTGGCCGAAGGCCGTTGCCTGCCGATCATCCACGCGACCTATCCGCTCGAACGCGCGGCGGACGCCCATCGTGATCTGGAATCAGGCCGGCACATCGGGAAGATCGTGCTGGAGGTAGCTCAGTAG
- a CDS encoding MASE1 domain-containing protein has protein sequence MGEARVLREWSRHLAICVGYALGYVLLRDISVSHWNLPAGLRVACLLLLPYRYWPALFIGELLPVGYHAWDCRDQFGWRWAVLAAVPPILPISLAVAWAKRHARLMLGARQVNMAMLLGVILAGALLTAAGNALTLAATQLPPDSPPITITSQILFGYFLGNYLGAIAVVPTILAIQLAFSRGTRLTPSASRWYGHLTRDCLIGVLLPLFVLVGLVFSSQGDGMQVFRIAMFLPVAWLTSRYGWQGAAIGGTLASFAVTMTSTMVRDPGVIQAQALIAFAVTTLLLLGSRIAHQAHTGDTEQLDTLRGFQLAQQGLYLEELRMRQAADALEHIGQSIRENHNRLLDRLRHVLPANEEHIYSRHVVLAQHEMHRLANALHPRGWRERGVPATLREGPFAQAIHLTGATYQCDLSGRGLSQLAPDVHLTLYRLACEVLVYVLSRAPMQHVHLQLRGGYTSRRRWVVMRLVGELASAEEGGTTPKPENDSWKQAMTLLGASGLGMNTIRDRAHIYGGVVHVRDTQRGLSVTLLLHDSLRSMPIHQGASA, from the coding sequence ATGGGGGAAGCGAGGGTGCTGCGTGAGTGGAGTCGCCATCTGGCGATTTGCGTCGGCTACGCATTGGGTTACGTGCTGCTCCGCGACATCTCCGTATCGCACTGGAATCTTCCCGCAGGCCTGCGTGTCGCCTGCCTGCTTTTGCTTCCCTATCGCTATTGGCCCGCGCTGTTCATCGGCGAACTGTTGCCCGTCGGGTATCACGCATGGGATTGCCGCGATCAGTTCGGCTGGCGCTGGGCGGTGCTCGCGGCCGTGCCGCCGATCCTGCCGATCTCGCTGGCGGTCGCCTGGGCGAAACGCCATGCACGGCTGATGCTGGGCGCGCGCCAGGTCAACATGGCGATGCTGCTGGGCGTCATTCTTGCCGGTGCGCTGCTGACCGCGGCGGGCAATGCGCTCACGCTCGCCGCGACGCAGCTGCCGCCGGACAGTCCGCCGATCACCATCACGAGTCAGATCCTGTTCGGCTATTTCCTTGGCAACTATCTGGGCGCCATTGCCGTGGTGCCGACCATTCTGGCGATCCAGCTGGCTTTTTCGCGGGGCACGCGTCTCACGCCAAGCGCCTCGCGCTGGTACGGCCACCTCACCCGCGACTGCCTGATCGGCGTGCTGCTTCCGCTGTTCGTGCTGGTCGGCCTGGTATTCAGCAGCCAGGGCGACGGCATGCAGGTGTTCCGCATCGCCATGTTCCTGCCGGTGGCGTGGCTCACGTCACGCTACGGCTGGCAAGGCGCTGCCATCGGCGGCACGCTCGCCAGCTTCGCGGTGACCATGACATCGACCATGGTGCGCGACCCGGGCGTCATCCAGGCGCAGGCGCTGATCGCGTTCGCCGTCACCACGTTGCTCCTGCTCGGTTCGCGCATCGCGCACCAGGCCCATACCGGCGATACGGAACAGCTCGATACATTGCGTGGATTCCAGCTGGCCCAGCAGGGCCTGTATCTGGAAGAGCTGCGCATGCGCCAGGCCGCCGATGCACTCGAACACATCGGCCAGAGCATCCGCGAGAACCACAATCGCCTGCTGGATCGGCTGCGCCACGTGCTGCCCGCCAATGAAGAGCACATCTACTCGCGCCACGTGGTGCTTGCGCAACACGAAATGCATCGGCTGGCCAATGCGCTGCATCCGCGCGGCTGGCGCGAACGCGGCGTACCCGCCACGCTGCGCGAAGGCCCGTTTGCCCAGGCCATTCACCTGACCGGCGCCACCTACCAATGCGACCTGTCGGGGCGCGGCCTGAGCCAGCTGGCGCCCGACGTTCATCTCACGCTGTATCGGCTCGCCTGCGAGGTACTGGTGTACGTGCTTTCGCGCGCACCGATGCAGCACGTGCACCTGCAGCTTCGCGGCGGTTACACCAGCAGGAGGCGATGGGTCGTCATGCGACTCGTCGGCGAACTGGCGTCGGCCGAGGAAGGCGGCACGACACCGAAGCCCGAGAACGATTCGTGGAAGCAGGCGATGACCCTGCTCGGTGCCAGCGGCCTCGGCATGAACACCATCCGCGATCGCGCGCACATCTATGGCGGCGTGGTCCATGTGCGCGACACGCAGCGCGGGCTCAGCGTGACCTTGCTGCTGCACGACTCGCTTCGCTCGATGCCGATCCACCAGGGCGCCTCTGCCTGA
- a CDS encoding OsmC family protein, which translates to MPRVSSATIVSTDSNYLHHIHAGHYAMDTDEPLKLGGQGAAPAPFDYYLASLAACTAITLRMYAQRKGWDLGEFRAELEMQRDDDGKLHVHRTLHATGPLTDEQWQRLLEIVANTPVTKAMREGVDITSARAGADATN; encoded by the coding sequence ATGCCACGCGTTTCATCCGCCACGATCGTGTCCACCGACAGCAACTATCTCCATCACATCCACGCCGGCCATTACGCGATGGACACGGATGAGCCGCTCAAGCTGGGCGGCCAGGGCGCCGCGCCTGCACCGTTCGACTATTACCTGGCGTCGCTCGCGGCATGCACGGCGATCACGCTGCGCATGTATGCGCAACGCAAAGGGTGGGATCTCGGCGAGTTTCGCGCCGAGCTCGAGATGCAGCGGGACGACGACGGCAAGCTGCACGTGCATCGCACGCTGCACGCCACAGGTCCGCTCACCGATGAACAATGGCAGCGGTTGCTCGAGATCGTTGCCAATACGCCCGTCACCAAAGCCATGCGTGAAGGCGTCGACATCACCAGCGCGCGAGCCGGCGCCGATGCAACGAATTGA
- a CDS encoding efflux transporter outer membrane subunit has product MRFFALPAAIAFCLVITGCATSRGLHTTGTMTDPGSLASERSLADVQLSPTAWPSQDWWVAYGDPQLSSLIEEALKSNPSLEQAQARARQAQAVADNVNAGRMPQAKLDASITGAYLSKKNPIYPPYVLGTFAWSKSIMGEFSWDIDLWGGKRAEWEGALGHSRAAQIDAYAARIELSVNVARAYVRLGYAFAQQDVAEAELQRASQSLDVTRKLVAGGLETPQQEHLADSQQASAEQQKVAAERAIDAARSSLSVLLGQGPDRGLAIERPHMLDRGPAVLPDKLPVDLIGRRADLVAARWEIEAANKDIKAAKAEFLPNISLSAMAGFIAVGGSTNVLQLPARQYAFGPALSLPIFDGGHRRARLAVADAAYDAMVARYNGLVVSALNDVADEVSALASVRQQIVLEKRAVDDAQKSWDDAMTAYKGGLKGPLTPLTSRQQLLTAQQRLAALESEQIDISVRLIEALGGGFDGTAEVADIDASKAPQASAAR; this is encoded by the coding sequence ATGCGTTTCTTCGCACTTCCAGCCGCCATCGCGTTCTGTCTCGTCATCACGGGCTGCGCCACCAGCCGCGGCCTGCACACCACGGGCACCATGACCGACCCAGGCTCGCTGGCCTCCGAACGCAGCCTGGCCGACGTGCAGCTCAGCCCCACGGCGTGGCCATCGCAGGACTGGTGGGTCGCGTATGGCGATCCGCAGCTCTCTTCGCTGATCGAAGAGGCGCTCAAGTCCAACCCCAGCCTCGAGCAGGCACAGGCGCGTGCACGGCAGGCGCAGGCCGTCGCGGACAACGTCAATGCCGGGCGCATGCCGCAGGCGAAGCTCGACGCCTCGATCACCGGTGCCTACCTCTCCAAGAAGAACCCGATCTATCCGCCGTATGTGCTGGGTACCTTCGCGTGGAGCAAGTCCATCATGGGCGAGTTCTCGTGGGACATCGATCTCTGGGGCGGCAAGCGGGCGGAATGGGAAGGCGCGCTTGGCCATAGCCGTGCCGCGCAGATCGACGCGTATGCCGCCCGCATCGAGTTGTCGGTGAACGTGGCTCGCGCTTACGTGCGGCTGGGTTATGCGTTCGCGCAGCAGGACGTGGCCGAAGCCGAACTTCAGCGCGCCAGCCAATCGCTCGATGTCACGCGCAAGCTGGTCGCCGGCGGACTGGAAACGCCGCAACAGGAACACCTGGCCGATTCGCAGCAGGCCAGCGCCGAGCAGCAGAAGGTGGCTGCCGAGCGCGCCATCGACGCGGCTCGCAGCAGCCTCTCGGTGCTGCTGGGGCAGGGGCCGGACCGCGGCCTTGCCATCGAGCGTCCGCACATGCTCGATCGCGGCCCCGCAGTGCTGCCCGACAAGTTGCCGGTGGACCTGATCGGGCGTCGCGCCGACCTGGTGGCCGCGCGCTGGGAGATCGAGGCGGCGAACAAGGACATCAAGGCGGCGAAAGCCGAATTCCTGCCCAACATCAGCCTGAGCGCCATGGCGGGATTCATCGCCGTCGGCGGCAGCACCAACGTGCTGCAGTTGCCGGCGCGCCAGTATGCGTTTGGTCCGGCGCTGAGCCTGCCCATTTTCGATGGGGGTCATCGCCGTGCGCGTCTTGCCGTGGCGGATGCGGCGTACGACGCGATGGTGGCGCGCTACAACGGACTGGTCGTAAGTGCGTTGAACGATGTTGCCGATGAGGTTTCCGCGCTTGCTTCCGTGCGCCAGCAGATCGTGCTGGAAAAGCGCGCGGTGGACGATGCGCAGAAGAGCTGGGACGACGCGATGACTGCGTACAAGGGCGGCCTCAAGGGCCCGCTCACGCCGCTCACGAGCCGCCAGCAGCTGTTGACGGCGCAGCAGCGCCTGGCCGCGCTGGAAAGCGAGCAGATCGATATTTCCGTTCGTCTCATCGAGGCGCTGGGCGGCGGTTTCGACGGTACGGCGGAAGTGGCCGACATCGACGCCAGCAAGGCCCCGCAGGCATCCGCCGCGCGGTAA
- a CDS encoding DksA/TraR family C4-type zinc finger protein, whose protein sequence is MATGWAGDGAVQDQIDATVEDAVKRARSRLQKGPGLTRCEECDAVIPEARRVAVPGVRLCVACQEAHDRDEAAYSGYNRRGSKDSQLR, encoded by the coding sequence ATGGCTACAGGCTGGGCCGGCGACGGCGCCGTACAGGACCAGATCGACGCGACCGTGGAAGACGCGGTGAAGCGTGCCCGCAGTCGCCTGCAGAAAGGCCCCGGGCTCACGCGCTGCGAGGAATGCGATGCGGTGATTCCGGAAGCTCGCCGCGTGGCTGTGCCCGGTGTGCGCCTGTGCGTGGCCTGCCAGGAAGCGCACGACCGTGACGAGGCCGCTTACAGCGGTTACAACCGTCGTGGCAGCAAGGACAGCCAACTGCGCTGA
- the pgm gene encoding phosphoglucomutase (alpha-D-glucose-1,6-bisphosphate-dependent) has translation MSGRLSPLAGKRAPDTLLVDVERLRDAYADLRPDPAVPSQRVAFGTSGHRGTSFDRSFNEWHVLAITQAICEYRKEKGIDGPLYIGIDTHALSQPAFESALEVLAANGVQTMIAAGGEYTPTPAISHAILTYNRGRTHGLADGIVVTPSHNPPDGGGFKYNPPNGGPADTDVTGWMQKRANALIEGGLREVRRMPFNQAMHASTTHQHDFIAAYVADLGNVIDFDAIRGSGVHLGVDPLGGSGVHYWGPIAERYGIDLTVVSDAVDLTFRFMSVDWDGKIRMDPSSSYAMQRLIELKDSYDVAFACDTDHDRHGIVTRSSGLLLPNHYLSVLIDYLFRHRPEWRGDAAVGKTLVSTALIDRVAKRLGRRLYEVPVGFKWFVDGLFDGSLGFGGEESAGASFLRRDGSVWSTDKDGIAAALMSAEIAARTDRDPGELYTQMTAELGRPLSQRVDAPANVEQKARLSRLSPDQVKSTSLAGEKIESVLDRAPANGASIGGIKVTSANGWFAARPSGTEDIYKIYAESFKDEAHLEQLLQEAQAMVDGALNAA, from the coding sequence ATGAGCGGGCGCCTGAGCCCGCTGGCCGGCAAGCGGGCCCCGGACACATTGCTGGTGGACGTCGAGCGCCTGCGCGATGCGTATGCCGATCTTCGCCCCGACCCCGCGGTGCCGTCGCAGCGCGTCGCGTTCGGTACGTCGGGCCATCGCGGCACCTCGTTCGACCGCAGCTTCAACGAATGGCACGTGTTGGCAATCACCCAGGCGATCTGCGAGTACCGCAAGGAAAAAGGCATCGACGGTCCGTTGTATATCGGCATCGATACGCATGCGCTGTCGCAGCCCGCGTTCGAGAGTGCGCTCGAAGTGCTCGCGGCCAACGGCGTGCAGACCATGATCGCCGCAGGCGGCGAATACACGCCGACGCCGGCGATCTCGCACGCCATCCTCACCTACAACCGCGGCCGCACGCATGGGCTGGCCGACGGCATCGTGGTCACGCCTTCGCACAACCCGCCTGACGGTGGCGGCTTCAAGTACAACCCGCCCAATGGCGGCCCGGCGGATACGGACGTCACCGGCTGGATGCAGAAGCGGGCGAACGCCCTGATCGAAGGCGGCCTGCGCGAAGTGCGCCGCATGCCGTTCAACCAGGCGATGCATGCATCGACCACGCACCAGCACGACTTCATCGCCGCGTACGTCGCCGACCTCGGCAACGTGATCGACTTCGATGCGATCCGCGGCAGCGGCGTGCACCTGGGTGTCGATCCGCTCGGCGGTTCGGGCGTGCACTATTGGGGTCCGATTGCCGAACGTTACGGCATCGACCTCACCGTGGTCAGTGACGCGGTCGACCTGACGTTCCGCTTCATGAGCGTGGACTGGGACGGCAAGATCCGCATGGATCCTTCGTCCTCGTACGCCATGCAACGCCTGATCGAGCTGAAGGACAGTTACGACGTGGCGTTCGCCTGCGACACCGACCACGATCGCCACGGCATCGTCACGCGCAGCAGCGGCCTGCTGCTGCCCAATCACTATCTGTCCGTGCTGATCGACTACCTGTTCCGCCACCGACCGGAATGGCGTGGCGATGCGGCCGTGGGCAAGACCCTGGTGAGCACGGCGCTGATCGATCGCGTGGCCAAGCGTCTTGGCCGTCGTCTCTACGAGGTGCCGGTTGGCTTCAAGTGGTTCGTCGACGGCTTGTTCGATGGCTCGCTCGGCTTTGGCGGCGAAGAAAGCGCCGGTGCGTCCTTCCTGCGCCGCGATGGTTCGGTATGGAGCACCGACAAGGACGGCATTGCTGCTGCGCTGATGTCCGCCGAAATCGCGGCGCGCACAGACCGCGATCCGGGCGAGCTCTACACGCAGATGACCGCGGAGCTGGGGCGGCCACTGTCGCAGCGCGTGGATGCGCCGGCCAATGTCGAGCAGAAGGCGCGGCTGTCCAGGCTTTCTCCGGATCAGGTAAAGAGCACGAGCCTGGCGGGCGAGAAGATCGAGAGCGTGCTCGATCGCGCACCAGCCAACGGCGCTTCGATCGGTGGCATCAAGGTGACCTCGGCCAACGGCTGGTTCGCCGCGCGCCCTTCGGGCACCGAAGACATCTACAAGATCTACGCCGAGAGCTTCAAGGACGAGGCGCACCTGGAGCAGCTGCTGCAGGAAGCGCAGGCCATGGTGGATGGCGCATTGAACGCCGCCTGA